The Streptomyces cyanogenus DNA segment CCGAGGGGAGTCGGTGCTCGATGACCACAACCGCCGGAACCGACTGGGCGGCCTGGCAGGAGAGCTGGGACCGGCAGCAGGAGTGGTACATGCCGGACCGCGAGGAACGCTTCCGGATCATGCTCGACATGGTCGAGGCGCTCGTCGGCACCGCCCCGCGCGTGCTCGACCTCGCCTGCGGCACCGGCAGCATCACCGCCCGGCTGCTGCGCCGGTTCCCCGGGGCCACCAGCACCGGCGTCGACCTCGACCCGGCACTGCTCGCCATCGCGGACGGCACCTTCGCGGGCGACGACCGCGTCACCCTCGTCACCGCCGACCTCACGGACCCCGGCTGGCCGGCGAAGCTGCCGTACGACTCCTACGACGCCGTCCTGACCGCCACGGCCCTCCACTGGCTGCACAGCGAACCCCTCGCGACCCTCTACGGTCAGGTCGCGGGGCTGGTCCGCGACGGCGGTGTCTTCATGAACGCGGACCACATGATCGACGACACCACGCCCCGGATCAACGCGGCCGAGCGCGCCCAGCGCCATGCCCGCATGGATCAGGCCAAGCGGGACGGCGCCCTGGACTGGACCGAGTGGTGGCAGCTGGCGGCCGGGGACCCGGTCCTCGCCGAGCCGACCGCCCGCCGCTTCGAGATCTACGGCGAACACGCGGACGGGGACACGCCGCCGCCCGCCTGGCACGCGCGCGTACTGCGCGAGAAGGGGTTCGCCGAGGCCAGGCCGGTGTGGTGCTCACCCTCCGACACGCTGCTGCTCGCCCTCAAGTAGGGGTGCGGGTGCAGTGGCGGCGGTGGTCGCCTGGGGGGCCGGCGTGCCGCCCTGCGGGGCTCACGGCCGCGGTACCGACCGCGGGATGTTTCGGCGGCGGTGCGGCCGGATTCGTCAAGCTGCTCCCGCCGTGCATGAGCAAGGTCCGGGCAACTTGCTGCTGCCGCCGAATCAGGCCACTTCACAGGCTTCCCGAGCAAGGACTCGCAGGGCTCGCTGCAAGTCGTCCCCAAAAGAGGCGGTACGAGGCCCCGCCCCGTCCTCGGGCACCTCAGAAGTTCCTCAAGTCGCGTGGGTTGCTCTGAGATCGCTGTCAATGTCTTACCTGCGTGATCATCGGCGCGCAAATTCGCTCGGTTGATCACTTATGTTGGCGATCAATCGCCATCCGCGAGCGCACTTCTGTCAATCGAACGGTTGTCCGACGGGCGCGAGGAGAGAGGGTTGAAGTGACAGCCATACGGAAGCTTGCGCATTCGGCAGGGGTGCTGGGGCTGGTTGTGGCGGGAAGCGCTCTGGCGACGTCTCCTGCTGAGGCCTATAGCAAGACCTGCAACGCCGATCAGACGGCGTACTACAGCATCTGCTTCGACGGCAGCAACGACAGCTTCATCGTCGACGACCTGAGGCCGGACGGGGAGCGCGCGGTCGTCAAGTGGTACGCCTACGACGGTTCAGGCCGCGAAGGTGAGTGCTCGGACGCCAACGGTTCGCTCAACGGGCCCGTGGTCTGCGACTACGACTTCAAGGAGGGCGTCAACAACTACGTGTCCTTCATGGGCTTCACTCGTGACGGGGCGAGCGGGCCCAAGCACAATGAGTCCTGGGTGTACAACGGATACATCACGCCGAGGTAGCCCTTCGCTGCATCGGGACACCGTCGGGGGCCTGCGTCTGGGGAATGGAGCGCAGGCCCCGCTCGGGTTCACAGCACCTTGGACAGGAACGACTGCGTCCGTTCGTGCTGCGGGTTCGTCAGGACGTCCCGCGGGTGGCCGGATTCCACCACCACACCGCCGTCCATGAACACCAGGCTGTCGCCCACCTCGCGGGCGAAGCCCATCTCGTGGGTGACGACGACCATGGTCATACCGGACTCGGCGAGGTCTCGCATGACGTCCAGGACGTCACCGACCAGCTCCGGGTCCAGGGCCGAGGTCGGCTCGTCGAACAGCATCAGCTTCGGCTCCATCGCCAGGGCCCGGGCGATCGCCACGCGCTGCTGCTGGCCGCCGGACAGCTGGGAGGGGTAGTGCCCGGCCCGGTCGGCCAGGCCCACGCGCTCCAGCAGCTGCATGGCCCGCTCCCGGGCCTGCGCCCGGCTCACGCCCTTGACCTGCACCGGCGCCTCCATGACGTTCTCCACGGCCGTCATGTGCGGGAACAGGTTGAAGCGCTGGAAGACCATGCCGATGTCCCGGCGCTTCACGGCGACCTCGCGGTCGCGCAGCTCGTACAGCTTCTCGCCCTGCTGGCGGTAGCCGACCAGCTCGCCGTCGACGTACAGCCGCCCGGCGTTGATCTTCTCCAGGTGGTTGATGCACCGCAGGAAGGTCGACTTGCCGGAGCCGGAGGGGCCGATGAGGCAGAACACCTCGCCCGGCTTCACCTCCAGGTCGATGCCCTTGAGCACCTCGACGTGGCCGAAGGACTTGTGGACGCCCTCCGCCTTGACCATCGGGACGGTGCCCTTCGACGGGGTGTCCTGCGTCTTGCTCAGCTTGTCGGTCATGCCGTGACCTTCCTGCTCGACAGGGTCGTCAGGTGGGCCCTGATCTTCTGCCACGGGGTCGGCGGGAGGCTGCGGCTGGAACCGCGGGCGTAGTACCGCTCGATGTAGTACTGGCCGACGCTCAGCACCGAGGTGAGGATCAAGTACCAGGTGGCGGCGAGGAAGTACATCTCCACCGGGGCGCCGGAGGTCTGGCCGATGTCCTGGGCCACGCGGAACAGCTCGGAGTACTGGACGACCGACACCAGCGAGGTTGTCTTCAGCATGTTGATGACCTCGTTGCCGGTCGGCGGCACGATCACCCGCATGGCTTGCGGGATCACGATCCGGAACAGCGTCTTGCCGTGGCTCATGCCCAGCGCGTGGGCGGCCTCCGTCTGGCCCTCGTCCACGGCGAGCAGGCCGGCACGACAGATCTCCGCCATGTATGCGGCCTCGTTGAGGCCGAGGCCCAGCAGGGCGGTCAGGAACGGGGTCATGAAGTCCGACCACTCGTCCTTGTAGAGCGGCCCCAGGTTGATGTACTCGAAGACCAGGCCCAGGTTGAACCAGACGACGAGCTGCACCAGGACCGGTGTGCCCCGGAAGAACCAGATGTAGAACCAGGAGATGGAGGACGTCACCGGGTTCTTCGACAGGCGCATCACCGCCAGGACGATGCCCCCGACGATGCCGATCGCCATGGACAGGATCGTCAGCAGGAGCGTCTTGCTCATGCCCTCCACGACGCGGTCGTCGAAGAAGTAGTCGGGGATCGCCCCCCAGTTGATCGCGCCCTGGGAGAAGGCGTAGACGATCGCGGCGAGGAGCGCGAGGGCGATGACGGCGGAAACGTATCGTCCGTAGTGCCGGACCGGGATGGCCTTGATCGCCTCCGGTCCGGCCGGGGGAGTGCCCTGCTCCCCGGCCGTCTTCTGGATGTCAGTCACGGGTATTGCCTCTCAGTGGCCGCTTGGTGCCGCGGGTCACTTGCCGCCGTTGATCACGGACTCCTTGACGGCGCCGTCCTGGGCGCCCCACTTCTCGAGGATCTTCTGGTATTCGCCGTTCTTGATGATCGCGTTCATCGCGGCCTGGAGGGCGTCGCGCAGCTGCGTCTCCTTCTTGGAGACCGCGATGCCGTACGGGGCCGCCTCGACCTGGTCGCCGACGACCTCGAAGTCCTTGCCGCCGCCGGAGGTCTTCACCGCGTACGCGGCGACCGGGAAGTCGGCGGACACGGCGTCCGCGCCGCCCGAGCGCAGCCGGGTCTGGGCCTGCTGGTTGTCGTCGAAGGCCTCGATGGCGAGCTTCTTGCCGGACGGACACTTCTTGGCCTGCTGCTTGGCCAGGTCCTCCGAGGTGGTGCCGCGCTGGACGGCGAGCTTCTTGCCGCAGAGGTCATCCCAGGTGGTGATCCCCTTGGTGTCGCCCTTGCGGGTGTAGATCGACACACCGGCGGTCAGGTAGTCGACGAAGTCGACGCCCTCGCCGACCTTCTTGCCGGTGTCGGGGTCGACGCCCTCCTGACGGTTCTTGTTGTCCGTCATCGCCGACATCGCGATGTCGTAGCGGTCCGAGCGCAGACCGGTGAGCAGCGCGTCGAAGGTGCCGTTCTGGAAGTCGAAGGTCACACCGAGCTGCTTGCCCAGGGCCGCCGCCAGGTCGGGGTCGAGACCGACGATCTGGCCGGTGGAGTCCTTGTACTCGACCGGGGCGTACGCGATGTCCGAGCCGACCCTGATCTTGCCCTTGCTGCGGATCTCCTGCGGGAGCTTGTCGGCGAGCGGTGCGCTGTTGGTGGACGCGCTGCCGGAGTTCTGGTTCTTGTCCTTCGTCTGGTCACCGCAGCCGGTGATCAGCAGGGCCCCTGCGACCGCGATCGCACCGGCCGCAGCCAGACGGGAGCGCGCTGCGGTTGTACGACGGGTGGAGCTTGCGGTCATCGTGGTTCCTCCGGCGGATGGGAAGAGTTGCCGATGGGTCGACGGAAACACACACCTTCGGGTGTCGCGACCTCGTGGGTTTACGGCATCTTGCCATTCGGACTACGCCATTCAGGGGCGTCAATATGTCAAAATCGGATAACGGGTGACCCCCCGAACCGCATCAGGTCGGTACATCCCTGGTGCGCCACGCCGAACATCTGCAGGAATCCAGCACCCCCGCCGGAAAATCTTCGGCACGTCTCAGGATGTGGTCGCCCCTGCACCGGGCCCAGCCGCCGTCCTTGGGAGCATTCGCGCCCTTCCGGCCCGTCGGCCGCGCGTCATCCGGGGGTCGCCTGCCCGTCGCCGAATGTGACCTTGCACCTAATGGACTCGTCGCGGGTACCGTCCGTCCGGTAAGAAGGTTCTTTACACCCCTCATCCGGGGCTCAGGGCGCGTGTGCGGCGCGCCCGTCGCGTAGGAGCTCGTACGTATCCGCAATCGAGCCGTACGCGGTGCCCGCCCACCCCTCACCAGGAGTGGTCGACCCTCAAACCATGCATACCTAAGGGGTAAAACAAAGTGGCAGCGGAGATCGTCAATCCTCGCAGCGACAGCAGTACGGACCAGGACGGCGGGGCCGAGCCCCTCGATTCCTTCGATCCGGCGTTCGCGCTGCACCGCGGCGGCAAGATGGCCGTGCAGGCCACCGTGCCGGTCCGTGACAAGGACGACCTTTCCCTCGCGTACACGCCCGGCGTCGCTCGCGTGTGCACCGCGATCGCCGACCAGCCGGAGCTGGTCAACGACTACACATGGAAGTCCAACGTGGTCGCCGTCGTCACCGACGGTACGGCCGTGCTCGGACTCGGGGACATCGGTCCCGAGGCCTCCCTCCCCGTGATGGAGGGCAAGGCCATCCTGTTCAAGCAGTTCGGCGGCGTCGACGCGGTGCCGATCGCGCTCGACTGCACCGACGTGGACGACATCATCGAGACCGTCGTCCGGCTCGCTCCCTCCTTCGGCGGAGTGAACCTCGAGGACATCTCGGCGCCCCGGTGCTTCGAGATCGAGCGCCGGCTCCAGGAGCGCCTGGACATCCCGATCTTCCACGACGACCAGCACGGTACGGCCGTCGTGACGCTCGCGGCGCTCAGGAACGCGGCGCGGCTGAGCGGGCGCGAGATCGGGCAGCTGCGGGCCGTCATCTCGGGCGCCGGCGCGGCCGGTGTCGCCATCGCCAAGATGCTGGTCGAGGCCGGCATCGGGGACGTGGCCGTGGCGGACCGCAAGGGCGTCGTGTCGGCCGACCGGGACGACCTGACGCCGGTCAAGCGCGAGCTGGCCGGCTTCACGAACAAGGCCGGCCTCAGCGGCTCGCTGGAGACCGCCCTCGCGGGCGCGGACGTCTTCATCGGCGTCTCCGGCGGTACGGTCCCCGAGGAGGCCGTGGCCTCCATGGCCGAGGGCGCCTTCGTGTTCGCGATGGCCAACCCGAACCCCGAGGTGCACCCGGACGTCGCGCACAAGTACGCGGCGGTCGTCGCCACCGGGCGCTCGGACTTCCCGAACCAGATCAACAACGTGCTGGCCTTCCCCGGGATCTTCGCGGGCGCGCTCCAGGTGCGGGCCACGCGGATCACCGAGGGAATGAAGATCGCCGCGGCCGAGGCACTGGCCGCGGTGGTCGGTGACGACCTCGCCGCCGACTACGTGATCCCCTCGCCGTTCGACGAGCGGGTTGCTCCCGCGGTCACCGCCGCGGTCGCCGCCGCGGCTCGGGCAGAGGGCGTCGCTCGTCGCTGACGTTGCGCCGGATGGCCCCGTCCCTTCGGGCGGGGCCATTTCTTTTTGCCTTTCCGTCCGCCCGTCCGGGTCGTGCCGAGGGCGCCGGCGTACCGCTGCGCCGCAAGGGTGCCGTTGCGCAAGAGGGCATGTGTCACAGGGGGCCCTGGTTCCGCCGGCTGCACCGCGCACCTATCGTCGGCAGCATGTTCGCTGTCTACGCCGCCCGAATCGACCGCGACCAGCCGCTCAGCGGCCTCGAGTTGGGGGAGCGTCCGGCTCCCGAGGCCCGTCCCGGCTGGAGCACCATCACTGTGCGGGCCGCTTCCCTCAACCACCACGACCTCTGGTCCCTGCGGGGCGTCGGCCTCCCGGAGGACCGGCTGCCGATGATCCTCGGCTGCGACGCCGCCGGTGTCGACGCGGACGGCAACGAGGTCGTCCTGCACTCCGTCATCGGCCAGACCGGCCACGGCGTCGGCCCCGACGAGCCGCGGTCCATCCTCACCGAGCGCTACCAGGGCACCTTCGCCGAACAGGTCGCCGTGCCGACCTGGAACGTCCTGCCCAAGCCCAAGGAGCTGTCCTTCGCCGAGGCCGCCTGTCTGCCGACCGCCTGGCTGACGGCGTACCGGATGCTGTTCACCAACGCCGGGGTACGACCCGGCGACTCGGTCCTCGTGCAGGGCGCGGGCGGGGGTGTCGCCACGGCCGCGATCGTCCTCGGCAAGGCGGCCGGGCTGCGGGTCTTCGCCACCAGCCGCGACGAGGCCAGGCGCAAGCGGGCCCTGGAGCTCGGTGCGGTGGAGGCCGTGGAGCCCGGGGCGCGGCTGCCGCAGCGGGTCGACGCCGTCATCGAGACCGTGGGCGCCGCCACCTGGTCCCACTCGGTGAAGTCCCTGCGGCCGGGCGGCACGCTCGTCATCTCCGGCGCCACCAGCGGGGACCGGCCCTCGCACGCCGAACTGACCCGGATCTTCTTCCTGGAGCTGAAGGTGGTCGGCTCCACCATGGGCACCAAGGACGAGCTGGAGGACCTGCTCGCCTTCTGCGCCGCGACGGGGGTACGGCCCGTCATCGACGAGGAGCTGCCGCTGGACCGGGCCCGCGAGGGCTTCGAGCGGCTCGCGTCCGGGGAGCAGTTCGGCAAGATCGTGCTGACCAGCTCCTGAGCCGCGCCGAGGGCCGGGCCGAGAGGCGGGGCCGGGCGCCGGGTCCGCCTTGTGCGCGGCCCGGCTTGCCGGCCCGGCTCGACGGCTCCTCGGCCGGCGGGGGGGTCAGCGTGTGCGGAGGACCGCTGTGATGCGGGCCGCCGCCGTGGTGAGGTGGCGGCGGGCCTCGTGGACCTGGGCGGAGGTGACTCCGTGGTCGCGGGCCGCGTCGCGGATGCCGTCGCGGAAGCGGTCCAGGAGGCGGTCCAGGTCGCGGGCCGGGTCGCCGGTGAAGTCCTCGTGGGCCCAGGACGGTTCGTACTCGGCGGGGAAGTCCTCCGGCGCGGTGGTGCAGTGCGGTTCCGAGGCGGGGGCGGATCCGGCGGATCCGGTGGTGCGGGAGGAGCCCCGGTCCCCGCCGACGTCCCTGCCGAGGTCCCCGAACTCCCTGGCCAGTTCCGACAGGCCCTCGCGGACGCCCGTCGGCCAGTCGCCGCGGCCGAAGTGGTCCTGGACACGGTCCTGGACGCGGCGCGCGATACGCTGGATCTCCTCCTGTGCCTGGGCCCGCGCCCGCGCCTGCGCCTCCTGGGCCTGGCGGCGGGCCCGCTCGGCCTCCTCGCGGGCCCTGCGGCTCTCGTCCTTGGCGCGCCGCGCCTGCTCCTTCCACTCCTGCCTGGCCCGGCGCATCTCCTCCTTGGCGGCCTTCCAGGCATCCTTGTCGCTCGGCTCGCCGTACTCCCCGTAGAAGTGCTCGGCCCCGGACGTCTTCGCACCCCGGCGGGCCTCGGAGGCGGCGGCGCGCATCTCGCGGCGCAGGTCGCCGGCCGCGCCGCGCACATCGGCCCTCATCTCGGCGGCCAGTTCCGCGACCGACTCGCGGATCTCCAGCTCCAGGTCGGCCAGCTCACCGCTGCGGTCGGCGAGTTCGGCGCGGCCGGCGTCCGTGATCGCGTACACCTTGCGGCCGCCCTCGGTGGTGTGCCGGACCAGGCCCTCCGCCTCCAGCTTGGCCAGGCGGGGGTAGACCGTGCCCGCGGAGGGGGCGTAGAGACCCTGGAAGCGCTCCTCCAGGAGCCTGATCACCTCGTAGCCGTGGCGCGGGGCCTCGTCGAGCAGCTTCAGCAGGTACAGGCGGAGGCGGCCGTGGGCGAAGACGGGAGGCATGTCAGAGCACCTTCTTGTCGGTCGTTCCGTCGGCCGGGGTGCCGGTGGTACCGGGGGCTTCGGTGGCGGTGGCGTCCTGGCCGGAGACGGAATTGTCTCCCGAAGCGGCCGGGGAGCGGTCCGCCGGGCGGGGTGCGCCGGGCGCGGGGGTCCGCGGGGGCCCGGCCTCCCAGGGGGTGCTCTCCTCGTCGTCCCGGGGCGGGCGGCGCAGCAGGGCGATCGAGCCGGAGACCGTGGTGGCGCGCAGCCTCCCGGTGCCCGCGCCGAGGCGGCCGGTGATCTTGTGGG contains these protein-coding regions:
- a CDS encoding zinc-binding dehydrogenase, giving the protein MFAVYAARIDRDQPLSGLELGERPAPEARPGWSTITVRAASLNHHDLWSLRGVGLPEDRLPMILGCDAAGVDADGNEVVLHSVIGQTGHGVGPDEPRSILTERYQGTFAEQVAVPTWNVLPKPKELSFAEAACLPTAWLTAYRMLFTNAGVRPGDSVLVQGAGGGVATAAIVLGKAAGLRVFATSRDEARRKRALELGAVEAVEPGARLPQRVDAVIETVGAATWSHSVKSLRPGGTLVISGATSGDRPSHAELTRIFFLELKVVGSTMGTKDELEDLLAFCAATGVRPVIDEELPLDRAREGFERLASGEQFGKIVLTSS
- a CDS encoding amino acid ABC transporter ATP-binding protein gives rise to the protein MVKAEGVHKSFGHVEVLKGIDLEVKPGEVFCLIGPSGSGKSTFLRCINHLEKINAGRLYVDGELVGYRQQGEKLYELRDREVAVKRRDIGMVFQRFNLFPHMTAVENVMEAPVQVKGVSRAQARERAMQLLERVGLADRAGHYPSQLSGGQQQRVAIARALAMEPKLMLFDEPTSALDPELVGDVLDVMRDLAESGMTMVVVTHEMGFAREVGDSLVFMDGGVVVESGHPRDVLTNPQHERTQSFLSKVL
- a CDS encoding PadR family transcriptional regulator, whose product is MPPVFAHGRLRLYLLKLLDEAPRHGYEVIRLLEERFQGLYAPSAGTVYPRLAKLEAEGLVRHTTEGGRKVYAITDAGRAELADRSGELADLELEIRESVAELAAEMRADVRGAAGDLRREMRAAASEARRGAKTSGAEHFYGEYGEPSDKDAWKAAKEEMRRARQEWKEQARRAKDESRRAREEAERARRQAQEAQARARAQAQEEIQRIARRVQDRVQDHFGRGDWPTGVREGLSELAREFGDLGRDVGGDRGSSRTTGSAGSAPASEPHCTTAPEDFPAEYEPSWAHEDFTGDPARDLDRLLDRFRDGIRDAARDHGVTSAQVHEARRHLTTAAARITAVLRTR
- a CDS encoding NAD(P)-dependent malic enzyme — encoded protein: MAAEIVNPRSDSSTDQDGGAEPLDSFDPAFALHRGGKMAVQATVPVRDKDDLSLAYTPGVARVCTAIADQPELVNDYTWKSNVVAVVTDGTAVLGLGDIGPEASLPVMEGKAILFKQFGGVDAVPIALDCTDVDDIIETVVRLAPSFGGVNLEDISAPRCFEIERRLQERLDIPIFHDDQHGTAVVTLAALRNAARLSGREIGQLRAVISGAGAAGVAIAKMLVEAGIGDVAVADRKGVVSADRDDLTPVKRELAGFTNKAGLSGSLETALAGADVFIGVSGGTVPEEAVASMAEGAFVFAMANPNPEVHPDVAHKYAAVVATGRSDFPNQINNVLAFPGIFAGALQVRATRITEGMKIAAAEALAAVVGDDLAADYVIPSPFDERVAPAVTAAVAAAARAEGVARR
- a CDS encoding amino acid ABC transporter permease, which gives rise to MTDIQKTAGEQGTPPAGPEAIKAIPVRHYGRYVSAVIALALLAAIVYAFSQGAINWGAIPDYFFDDRVVEGMSKTLLLTILSMAIGIVGGIVLAVMRLSKNPVTSSISWFYIWFFRGTPVLVQLVVWFNLGLVFEYINLGPLYKDEWSDFMTPFLTALLGLGLNEAAYMAEICRAGLLAVDEGQTEAAHALGMSHGKTLFRIVIPQAMRVIVPPTGNEVINMLKTTSLVSVVQYSELFRVAQDIGQTSGAPVEMYFLAATWYLILTSVLSVGQYYIERYYARGSSRSLPPTPWQKIRAHLTTLSSRKVTA
- a CDS encoding class I SAM-dependent methyltransferase; the encoded protein is MTTTAGTDWAAWQESWDRQQEWYMPDREERFRIMLDMVEALVGTAPRVLDLACGTGSITARLLRRFPGATSTGVDLDPALLAIADGTFAGDDRVTLVTADLTDPGWPAKLPYDSYDAVLTATALHWLHSEPLATLYGQVAGLVRDGGVFMNADHMIDDTTPRINAAERAQRHARMDQAKRDGALDWTEWWQLAAGDPVLAEPTARRFEIYGEHADGDTPPPAWHARVLREKGFAEARPVWCSPSDTLLLALK
- a CDS encoding ABC transporter substrate-binding protein, which gives rise to MTASSTRRTTAARSRLAAAGAIAVAGALLITGCGDQTKDKNQNSGSASTNSAPLADKLPQEIRSKGKIRVGSDIAYAPVEYKDSTGQIVGLDPDLAAALGKQLGVTFDFQNGTFDALLTGLRSDRYDIAMSAMTDNKNRQEGVDPDTGKKVGEGVDFVDYLTAGVSIYTRKGDTKGITTWDDLCGKKLAVQRGTTSEDLAKQQAKKCPSGKKLAIEAFDDNQQAQTRLRSGGADAVSADFPVAAYAVKTSGGGKDFEVVGDQVEAAPYGIAVSKKETQLRDALQAAMNAIIKNGEYQKILEKWGAQDGAVKESVINGGK